A genomic window from Equus caballus isolate H_3958 breed thoroughbred chromosome 5, TB-T2T, whole genome shotgun sequence includes:
- the RAP1A gene encoding ras-related protein Rap-1A isoform X3: MALSRLSVFKQTTSCTVQFVQGIFVEKYDPTIEDSYRKQVEVDCQQCMLEILDTAGTEQFTAMRDLYMKNGQGFALVYSITAQSTFNDLQDLREQILRVKDTEDVPMILVGNKCDLEDERVVGKEQGQNLARQWCNCAFLESSAKSKINVNEIFYDLVRQINRKTPVEKKKPRKKTCLLL; this comes from the exons attgtcAGTATTTAAACAGACTACATCATGC acAGTTCAGTTTGTTCAGGgaatttttgttgaaaaatatgACCCAACGATAGAAGATTCCTACAGAAAG CAAGTTGAAGTAGATTGCCAACAGTGTATGCTCGAAATCCTGGATACAGCAGGAACA GAGCAATTTACAGCAATGAGGGATTTGTATATGAAGAATGGCCAAGGGTTTGCACTAGTATATTCTATTACAGCTCAGTCCACATTTAATGACTTACAAGACCTGAGGGAACAGATTTTACGGGTTAAGGATACAGAAGAT GTTCCAATGATTTTGGTTGGCAATAAATGTGACCTGGAAGATGAGCGAGTAGTTGGCAAAGAACAGGGTCAGAATTTAGCACGACAGTGGTGTAACTGTGCCTTTTTAGAATCTTCTGCAAAGTCAAAGATCAACGTTAATGAG atattttatgaCCTGGtcagacagataaatagaaaaacaccAGTGGAAAAGAAGAAGCCTAGAAAGAAAACATGTCTGCTGCTTTAG
- the RAP1A gene encoding ras-related protein Rap-1A isoform X6: MLQFVQGIFVEKYDPTIEDSYRKQVEVDCQQCMLEILDTAGTEQFTAMRDLYMKNGQGFALVYSITAQSTFNDLQDLREQILRVKDTEDVPMILVGNKCDLEDERVVGKEQGQNLARQWCNCAFLESSAKSKINVNEIFYDLVRQINRKTPVEKKKPRKKTCLLL; the protein is encoded by the exons ATGC TTCAGTTTGTTCAGGgaatttttgttgaaaaatatgACCCAACGATAGAAGATTCCTACAGAAAG CAAGTTGAAGTAGATTGCCAACAGTGTATGCTCGAAATCCTGGATACAGCAGGAACA GAGCAATTTACAGCAATGAGGGATTTGTATATGAAGAATGGCCAAGGGTTTGCACTAGTATATTCTATTACAGCTCAGTCCACATTTAATGACTTACAAGACCTGAGGGAACAGATTTTACGGGTTAAGGATACAGAAGAT GTTCCAATGATTTTGGTTGGCAATAAATGTGACCTGGAAGATGAGCGAGTAGTTGGCAAAGAACAGGGTCAGAATTTAGCACGACAGTGGTGTAACTGTGCCTTTTTAGAATCTTCTGCAAAGTCAAAGATCAACGTTAATGAG atattttatgaCCTGGtcagacagataaatagaaaaacaccAGTGGAAAAGAAGAAGCCTAGAAAGAAAACATGTCTGCTGCTTTAG
- the RAP1A gene encoding ras-related protein Rap-1A isoform X5 — protein MREYKLVVLGSGGVGKSALTVQFVQGIFVEKYDPTIEDSYRKEQFTAMRDLYMKNGQGFALVYSITAQSTFNDLQDLREQILRVKDTEDVPMILVGNKCDLEDERVVGKEQGQNLARQWCNCAFLESSAKSKINVNEIFYDLVRQINRKTPVEKKKPRKKTCLLL, from the exons ATGCGTGAGTACAAGCTAGTGGTCCTTGGTTCAGGAGGCGTGGGGAAGTCTGCTCTG acAGTTCAGTTTGTTCAGGgaatttttgttgaaaaatatgACCCAACGATAGAAGATTCCTACAGAAAG GAGCAATTTACAGCAATGAGGGATTTGTATATGAAGAATGGCCAAGGGTTTGCACTAGTATATTCTATTACAGCTCAGTCCACATTTAATGACTTACAAGACCTGAGGGAACAGATTTTACGGGTTAAGGATACAGAAGAT GTTCCAATGATTTTGGTTGGCAATAAATGTGACCTGGAAGATGAGCGAGTAGTTGGCAAAGAACAGGGTCAGAATTTAGCACGACAGTGGTGTAACTGTGCCTTTTTAGAATCTTCTGCAAAGTCAAAGATCAACGTTAATGAG atattttatgaCCTGGtcagacagataaatagaaaaacaccAGTGGAAAAGAAGAAGCCTAGAAAGAAAACATGTCTGCTGCTTTAG
- the RAP1A gene encoding ras-related protein Rap-1A isoform X1, whose translation MLTAHFQKKKLLQYKAQNRLSVFKQTTSCTVQFVQGIFVEKYDPTIEDSYRKQVEVDCQQCMLEILDTAGTEQFTAMRDLYMKNGQGFALVYSITAQSTFNDLQDLREQILRVKDTEDVPMILVGNKCDLEDERVVGKEQGQNLARQWCNCAFLESSAKSKINVNEIFYDLVRQINRKTPVEKKKPRKKTCLLL comes from the exons attgtcAGTATTTAAACAGACTACATCATGC acAGTTCAGTTTGTTCAGGgaatttttgttgaaaaatatgACCCAACGATAGAAGATTCCTACAGAAAG CAAGTTGAAGTAGATTGCCAACAGTGTATGCTCGAAATCCTGGATACAGCAGGAACA GAGCAATTTACAGCAATGAGGGATTTGTATATGAAGAATGGCCAAGGGTTTGCACTAGTATATTCTATTACAGCTCAGTCCACATTTAATGACTTACAAGACCTGAGGGAACAGATTTTACGGGTTAAGGATACAGAAGAT GTTCCAATGATTTTGGTTGGCAATAAATGTGACCTGGAAGATGAGCGAGTAGTTGGCAAAGAACAGGGTCAGAATTTAGCACGACAGTGGTGTAACTGTGCCTTTTTAGAATCTTCTGCAAAGTCAAAGATCAACGTTAATGAG atattttatgaCCTGGtcagacagataaatagaaaaacaccAGTGGAAAAGAAGAAGCCTAGAAAGAAAACATGTCTGCTGCTTTAG
- the RAP1A gene encoding ras-related protein Rap-1A isoform X2, translated as MREYKLVVLGSGGVGKSALTVQFVQGIFVEKYDPTIEDSYRKQVEVDCQQCMLEILDTAGTEQFTAMRDLYMKNGQGFALVYSITAQSTFNDLQDLREQILRVKDTEDVPMILVGNKCDLEDERVVGKEQGQNLARQWCNCAFLESSAKSKINVNEIFYDLVRQINRKTPVEKKKPRKKTCLLL; from the exons ATGCGTGAGTACAAGCTAGTGGTCCTTGGTTCAGGAGGCGTGGGGAAGTCTGCTCTG acAGTTCAGTTTGTTCAGGgaatttttgttgaaaaatatgACCCAACGATAGAAGATTCCTACAGAAAG CAAGTTGAAGTAGATTGCCAACAGTGTATGCTCGAAATCCTGGATACAGCAGGAACA GAGCAATTTACAGCAATGAGGGATTTGTATATGAAGAATGGCCAAGGGTTTGCACTAGTATATTCTATTACAGCTCAGTCCACATTTAATGACTTACAAGACCTGAGGGAACAGATTTTACGGGTTAAGGATACAGAAGAT GTTCCAATGATTTTGGTTGGCAATAAATGTGACCTGGAAGATGAGCGAGTAGTTGGCAAAGAACAGGGTCAGAATTTAGCACGACAGTGGTGTAACTGTGCCTTTTTAGAATCTTCTGCAAAGTCAAAGATCAACGTTAATGAG atattttatgaCCTGGtcagacagataaatagaaaaacaccAGTGGAAAAGAAGAAGCCTAGAAAGAAAACATGTCTGCTGCTTTAG